The sequence AAAAGAATACGTGTTGGCTAAATAAATAATGGAATTGGCACGGTTTTTCGACATTAATTAAAAAACGGATTCAGAAGACGACAGCAACTGGAGTCGGACGACCGTACTTACATTTATGGGTTAGGGTTTGCAAACGCCATCTTAGTATTCTAGGTGGCGTTTGTTGTTTTTTCGGCAACGCTGGGATTACGTTCACCTTCGAGGTCATAAAGCGCAACGTTCATCTCGAAACCAATAATCAGCAATAACGAAATTAGATTGATCCAGATCATCAGCGCAATCAGCGTACCGATGGAACCATAGACTTTATTATACGAGCTGAAATTGGAAACATAGTACGAAAAACCGAGTGTCGTCAGCACAATCAGGACCGATGCGGTAACCGATCCGGGTGTAACAAATGCCCATTTCATGCGAACGTCAGGGCCGAAGTGATAAATGACCGAAACCGCTGCCACAAATACCGCGAAAACCAGCAGATAGCGGCCTAAAGCCAGCAGGTTGATGAAAATAAGGTTATTCAGAATGCCAAAATGTAACAGGTAGTCGCTTACGACACCCCCAACAATAAGCACGATAATGGCCAGAATAAGCGCAACCGCCAGAATAAACGTTAAGCCAATGGCAACGGCCCGTACCTGAAAAAAT comes from Spirosoma aureum and encodes:
- a CDS encoding YihY/virulence factor BrkB family protein, translating into MIEKLLSFKALRGTRVWLRDHKPFNSKRSWYDFLKKMGDKITENDTSERAASVSYSLILSVFPTVIFLFTLIPYIPVPNLEEQIMGFLKEVLPGDTFSSVDTTIRDIISRPRGGVLSFGFLLALYSATSGVVALMNAFNSSNETQDRRGFFQVRAVAIGLTFILAVALILAIIVLIVGGVVSDYLLHFGILNNLIFINLLALGRYLLVFAVFVAAVSVIYHFGPDVRMKWAFVTPGSVTASVLIVLTTLGFSYYVSNFSSYNKVYGSIGTLIALMIWINLISLLLIIGFEMNVALYDLEGERNPSVAEKTTNAT